Proteins encoded within one genomic window of Diorhabda sublineata isolate icDioSubl1.1 chromosome 1, icDioSubl1.1, whole genome shotgun sequence:
- the LOC130447832 gene encoding nuclear cap-binding protein subunit 2, whose amino-acid sequence MATVTSPSIDLSSYRDQHFKGTRADQDRLLRITSTLYVGNLSFYTTEEQIYELFSKCGDIRRVIMGLDKYKKTPCGFCFVEYYTRADAENCLRYINGTRLDDRIVRTDWDAGFIEGRQYGRGKTGGQVRDEYRTDYDAGRGGYGKIIQQKIGGIETPAFLR is encoded by the exons ATGGCTACTGTGACATCACCCTCGATAGATCTCAGTTCTTACAGAGATCAGCATTTCAAG GGTACTAGAGCAGATCAAGATAGGCTATTAAGAATTACGAGTACTTTGTATGTTGGAAATTTATCTTTTTACACCACCGAAgaacaaatttatgaattattttcaaaatgcgGAGATATTAGAAGAGTTATTATGGGATTAGACAAATATAAGAAAACTCCTTGTggattttgttttgttgaatACTATACTAGAGCTGATGCAGAAAATTGTTTAAG ATATATCAATGGAACCAGATTGGATGATAGAATTGTTAGAACTGATTGGGATGCTGGATTTATTGAAGGTAGACAATATGGTAGGGGCAAAACAGGAGGCCAG GTTCGTGACGAATATAGAACTGATTATGATGCTGGGCGAGGTGGttatggaaaaataattcaacaaaagaTTGGAGGAATTGAAACTCCTGcttttttaagataa
- the LOC130447786 gene encoding transport and Golgi organization protein 1 isoform X1: MCSFKLIYFIIFLLNAYKTNCLISDKRLCVNEDCTEPISLGKTLLRYNSPEHSILSFKVNEIVKIFSKEAGSRLDLWGVEINGNRGYIPKNMVREYKVLAKPNKIVDTELLEKSEEPVEKLLGEKVDPDKVKQPYEVVDGTTIPIDSIIPTSTDSPVLSTAINSLNKEKLSSNDNEKEAVQDKQTPEVKARVETEDSSLPPIKNITEETKDSSAQSIFSTLTKWVEKDELVDDEDNEDDDVEVEDEIEEYNDIPVRSNEIDIKSAIKDERITEDINIVKEIETDLKKSEVSSKNTLEPKKEDIKKLDVENELKVPITDKPNNNGMDDTKEETKEAISNTLNIVEESREETETTTLSSIDSKGAPPISSTEYVSTDPIGVIFPLAAKEENLESVDNKPEDISTGNQDGSLEMKSSMDVTLSLSTETTESVSSKEESEKPQNEEMIYQPNEANFQKVRDNLFGRHLNGLEEKSIDVESNAGENIAAPNSSAEIKAIEEPSVSFESKKVETESDQVISQADSKPSETQPPDSWYGNVNTNIDTLEIEEKIEILQDDLPINDIPSDVEINSLKNSEGILPNHLLGDNQDEGVLIDETMLNVDNGGILDSLFSFFGKEATTNMPDADSPPSTPIANVDKSLHEKEQHLVNTISDSTGNSSVLDKLMMILNSDVLLYLLTTAASCIIFLFIYLLIDRNSREAPLIKKINDLEKELLISLKEKDILQDSASDVSKIPTEELDLLKRKLEETEILKGNLEMRILSLEQEVETKQELEEQIESLERELETSTEVGMELNRIISEMLNPSNGGEKLKENVEQLQRQLSEQKWIINDITKSLDDKEKENAELQVQLDESRKKSIELQKKLDEIVDRILKIEKERDQQQKSLQEEISMYQQKYNDEIMKEEVLNTEIQILKTQLADAKRKAELKIKEYQSLKDSLNGIKSIKNDKEALQSLLNTATLKAELEQLKSENENYLIQLKQEQDAKVAFEKKCQAVTEENNSLLNKYQESDKLKLEATMKLEVLNNYFKKREEELQGEILKYKSIWDAKEGEATSTTERIKLMAEEIENYKSQNETLKQEIVSQEIDLKSQISILEKKVHENWVTSRQMERKLEDAKQEAAQLRNRLTLRERAVNDERLQNRLQSPIDQNGELTLSPPPPIESPTSPLLFGGRDHITKSPPLPGLPPFLPPPPGAPFMPPPLHGMPFMPPPPAMFPGDHRPPPLGRMSSPPPLNSRYSPDTSAFSPYERNTPSPPYDSEYGASPPPISGYSPYSSRDDRRDYKRSIHVSNGRNNKGSLMSSGSDNSNDSLDKVNRKHSSKMV, translated from the exons ATGTGTAGTTTTaagttaatatattttattatatttttattgaatgcCTATAAAACGAATTGCTTAATATCAGACAAAAGATTATGTGTAAATGAAGACTGTACAg aaccCATTTCATTAGGGAAAACTCTATTGAGATATAACAGTCCAGAGCATTCTATCCTTTCGTTTAAAGTCaatgaaattgtaaaaatattcagtAAAGAAGCTGGGTCTCGACTTGATCTTTGGGGTGTCGAAATTAATGGTAATAGAGGCTATATTCCCAAAAATATGGTTAGAGAATATAAAGTTCTTGCTAAGCCTAATAAGATTGTTGACACAgaacttttagaaaaatctgAAGAGCCAGTAGAAAAGTTACTAGGAGAGAAAGTTGATCCAGATAAAGTTAAACAACCATATGAAGTAGTAGATGGCACAACTATACCTATTGATTCTATTATTCCCACCAGTACTGATAGTCCTGTTCTATCCACAGCAATTAATAGTCTAAATAAGGAAAAACTTTCTAGTAATGACAATGAGAAGGAAGCAG TTCAAGATAAACAGACACCAGAGGTAAAAGCAAGGGTGGAGACAGAGGATAGTTCATTACCtcctattaaaaatattactgaAGAGACTAAAGACTCATCTGctcaaagtattttttcaactttaacaAAATGGGTTGAAAAAGATGAATTAGTGGATGATGAAGATAATGAAGATGATGATGTTGAAGTGGAAGatgaaattgaagaatataatGATATTCCAGTTAGATCTAATGAAATTGATATTAAGTCTGCAATAAAGGATGAAAGAATCACAGAAGatataaatatagtaaaagaaattgaaacagatcttaaaaaaagtgaagtttcatcaaaaaatacacTTGAACCTAAAAAAGAGGATATTAAGAAACTTGATGTAGAAAATGAACTGAAAGTTCCCATAACAGACAAACCAAATAATAATGGAATGGATGATacaaaagaagaaacaaaagaagCTATTTCAAATACACTGAATATTGTTGAAGAATCAAGGGAAGAGACCGAAACTACTACTTTATCAAGTATTGATAGCAAAGGAGCACCTCCTATTTCATCTACAGAATATGTATCTACAGATCCAATAGGAGTAATTTTTCCTTTGGCAGCCaaagaagaaaatttggaatcaGTTGATAACAAACCTGAAGATATAAGCACAGGTAACCAAGATGGTTCTTTAGAGATGAAATCATCTATGGATGTCACTTTGTCTCTTTCTACTGAAACAACAGAATCAGTATCTTCAAAAGAAGAATCTGAAAAACCTCAAAATGAag AAATGATATATCAACCTAATGAagccaattttcaaaaagttagaGATAATCTTTTTGGAAGACATTTAAATGGtttagaagaaaaatcaattgatGTGGAGAGTAATGCAGGAGAAAATATTGCTGCTCCAAACAGCTCTGCTGAAATTAAAGCAATTGAAGAACCTTCAGTTTCTTTTGAGTCAAAAAAAGTAGAAACAGAATCTGACCaag TTATATCACAAGCAGATTCAAAACCATCTGAAACCCAACCACCTGACAGTTGGTATGGCAATGTTAATACAAACATAGATACTttggaaattgaagaaaaaattgaaattctccAAGATGATTTGCCAATTAATGATATACCCAGTGATGTAGAgataaattctttaaaaaatagtgaaGGAATTCTTCCTAATCATTTACTAGGCGATAATCAAGATGAAGGTGTTTTAATTGATGAAACTATGTTGAATGTGGATAATGGTGGAATTTTGGACAGTTTGTTTTCCTTTTTTGGAAAAGAAGCAACTACCAATATGCCCGATGCGGATTCTCCACCTTCGACCCCAATCGCCAATGTGGATAAATCATTACATGAAAAAGAACAACATTTAGTAAATACAATATCTGATAGTACGGGAAATAGTAGTGTATTGGACAAACTAATGATGATACTAAACTCAGATGTATTGCTCTACCTGTTAACAACCGCAGCATCTTGTATAATATTCTTATTCATTTATCTATTAATAGACAGAAATAGTAGGGAAGCGCccttgattaaaaaaataaacgatttagaaaaagaattatTGATTAGTTTGAAGGAAAAAGACATTCTTCAAGATAGTGCTTCGGACGTGAGCAAAATTCCAACTGAAGAATTAGATCTTTTGAAACGCAAGTTGGAagaaactgaaattttgaaaggAAATCTAGAAATGCGAATTTTAAGTCTTGAACAGGAGGTAGAAACTAAACAAGAACTTGAAGAGCAAATTGAAAGTTTGGAAAGAGAATTGGAAACTTCTACAGAGGTTGGGATGGAACTTAACAGGATCATTTCTGAAATGTTGAATCCTAGTAATGGAG gtgagaaattgaaagaaaatgttGAACAATTACAAAGACAACTGTCGGAACAAAAATGGataataaatgatattacaaAATCATTGgatgataaagaaaaagaaaatgctGAATTGCAAGTACAATTAGACGAAAGTAGAAAGAAGAGTATTGAATTGcagaaaaaattggatgaaataGTTGATAGAATTTTGAAGATCGAAAAAGAGAGAGACCAACAGCAGAAGTCCCTTCAAGAAGAAATCTCGATGTACCAGCAGAAATACAACGATGAAATCATGAAAGAAGAAGTTTTAAATACCGAAATTCAG ATCCTTAAAACTCAATTGGCAGATGCGAAACGTAAAgcagaattaaaaattaaagaatatcaATCATTAAAAGATAGTTTAAACGgcattaaatcaattaaaaatgataaagaagCACTTCAGTCATTATTAAACACAGCGACGTTAAAAGCAGAATTGGAACAACTCAAATCTGAAAATGAgaattatttaatacaattaaaaCAAGAACAAGATGCTAAGGTTGCATTTGAAAAGAAATGTCAAGCTGTGACCGAAGAAAACAATTCgcttttaaataaataccaaGAATCAGATAAACTGAAATTAGAGGCAACTATGAAATTggaagttttaaataattatttcaagaaaaggGAAGAGGAACTACAGGG tgAAATTTTGAAGTACAAATCAATTTGGGACGCCAAAGAGGGAGAGGCCACATCAACCACCGAACGAATAAAATTAATGgcagaagaaatagaaaattataa atcgCAAAACGAAACGCTGAAACAAGAAATAGTATCGCAAGAGATTGATTTGAAGAGTCAAATTTCCATATTGGAGAAGAAAGTACACGAAAATTGGGTAACATCCAGACAAATGGAAAGAAAGCTGGAAGATGCCAAACAAGAAGCAGCCCAATTGAGGAATCGGTTAACTTTAAGGGAAAGGGCAGTAAATGATGAAAGATTGCAAAATa GATTACAATCACCCATAGATCAAAATGGTGAATTGACATTATCACCTCCACCACCAATAGAATCACCGACATCACCGTTACTTTTTGGAGGTAGGGACCACATTACAAAATCACCCCCACTTCCAGGACTACCTCCTTTCCTCCCGCCGCCTCCTGGCGCTCCTTTTATGCCGCCGCCGTTGCATGGTATGCCTTTTATGCCTCCTCCACCTGCCATGTTTCCTGGAGATCACAGACCGCCACCGCTCGGAAGAATGTCGTCGCCCCCGCCTTTGAATTCAAG GTACTCACCAGATACTTCGGCGTTTTCACCTTATGAGAGAAATACTCCTAGTCCACCATACGATTCAGAATATGGAGCTTCACCTCCACCAATAAGTGGATATAGTCCTTACAGTAGTAGAGACGATAGGAGAGATTACAAAAGGTCTATACATGTATCAAATGGTAGAAATAACAAAG ggtCGTTGATGAGTTCCGGGTCTGATAATTCAAATGATTCATTAGACAAGGTAAACAGAAAACATTCTTCAAAAATGGTCTAG
- the LOC130447786 gene encoding transport and Golgi organization protein 1 isoform X2 — protein sequence MCSFKLIYFIIFLLNAYKTNCLISDKRLCVNEDCTEPISLGKTLLRYNSPEHSILSFKVNEIVKIFSKEAGSRLDLWGVEINGNRGYIPKNMVREYKVLAKPNKIVDTELLEKSEEPVEKLLGEKVDPDKVKQPYEVVDGTTIPIDSIIPTSTDSPVLSTAINSLNKEKLSSNDNEKEAVQDKQTPEVKARVETEDSSLPPIKNITEETKDSSAQSIFSTLTKWVEKDELVDDEDNEDDDVEVEDEIEEYNDIPVRSNEIDIKSAIKDERITEDINIVKEIETDLKKSEVSSKNTLEPKKEDIKKLDVENELKVPITDKPNNNGMDDTKEETKEAISNTLNIVEESREETETTTLSSIDSKGAPPISSTEYVSTDPIGVIFPLAAKEENLESVDNKPEDISTGNQDGSLEMKSSMDVTLSLSTETTESVSSKEESEKPQNEEMIYQPNEANFQKVRDNLFGRHLNGLEEKSIDVESNAGENIAAPNSSAEIKAIEEPSVSFESKKVETESDQVISQADSKPSETQPPDSWYGNVNTNIDTLEIEEKIEILQDDLPINDIPSDVEINSLKNSEGILPNHLLGDNQDEGVLIDETMLNVDNGGILDSLFSFFGKEATTNMPDADSPPSTPIANVDKSLHEKEQHLVNTISDSTGNSSVLDKLMMILNSDVLLYLLTTAASCIIFLFIYLLIDRNSREAPLIKKINDLEKELLISLKEKDILQDSASDVSKIPTEELDLLKRKLEETEILKGNLEMRILSLEQEVETKQELEEQIESLERELETSTEVGMELNRIISEMLNPSNGGEKLKENVEQLQRQLSEQKWIINDITKSLDDKEKENAELQVQLDESRKKSIELQKKLDEIVDRILKIEKERDQQQKSLQEEISMYQQKYNDEIMKEEVLNTEIQILKTQLADAKRKAELKIKEYQSLKDSLNGIKSIKNDKEALQSLLNTATLKAELEQLKSENENYLIQLKQEQDAKVAFEKKCQAVTEENNSLLNKYQESDKLKLEATMKLEVLNNYFKKREEELQGEILKYKSIWDAKEGEATSTTERIKLMAEEIENYKSQNETLKQEIVSQEIDLKSQISILEKKVHENWVTSRQMERKLEDAKQEAAQLRNRLTLRERAVNDERLQNRLQSPIDQNGELTLSPPPPIESPTSPLLFGGRDHITKSPPLPGLPPFLPPPPGAPFMPPPLHGMPFMPPPPAMFPGDHRPPPLGRMSSPPPLNSRYSPDTSAFSPYERNTPSPPYDSEYGASPPPISGYSPYSSRDDRRDYKRSIHVSNGRNNKGSLMSSGSDNSNDSLDKVSFV from the exons ATGTGTAGTTTTaagttaatatattttattatatttttattgaatgcCTATAAAACGAATTGCTTAATATCAGACAAAAGATTATGTGTAAATGAAGACTGTACAg aaccCATTTCATTAGGGAAAACTCTATTGAGATATAACAGTCCAGAGCATTCTATCCTTTCGTTTAAAGTCaatgaaattgtaaaaatattcagtAAAGAAGCTGGGTCTCGACTTGATCTTTGGGGTGTCGAAATTAATGGTAATAGAGGCTATATTCCCAAAAATATGGTTAGAGAATATAAAGTTCTTGCTAAGCCTAATAAGATTGTTGACACAgaacttttagaaaaatctgAAGAGCCAGTAGAAAAGTTACTAGGAGAGAAAGTTGATCCAGATAAAGTTAAACAACCATATGAAGTAGTAGATGGCACAACTATACCTATTGATTCTATTATTCCCACCAGTACTGATAGTCCTGTTCTATCCACAGCAATTAATAGTCTAAATAAGGAAAAACTTTCTAGTAATGACAATGAGAAGGAAGCAG TTCAAGATAAACAGACACCAGAGGTAAAAGCAAGGGTGGAGACAGAGGATAGTTCATTACCtcctattaaaaatattactgaAGAGACTAAAGACTCATCTGctcaaagtattttttcaactttaacaAAATGGGTTGAAAAAGATGAATTAGTGGATGATGAAGATAATGAAGATGATGATGTTGAAGTGGAAGatgaaattgaagaatataatGATATTCCAGTTAGATCTAATGAAATTGATATTAAGTCTGCAATAAAGGATGAAAGAATCACAGAAGatataaatatagtaaaagaaattgaaacagatcttaaaaaaagtgaagtttcatcaaaaaatacacTTGAACCTAAAAAAGAGGATATTAAGAAACTTGATGTAGAAAATGAACTGAAAGTTCCCATAACAGACAAACCAAATAATAATGGAATGGATGATacaaaagaagaaacaaaagaagCTATTTCAAATACACTGAATATTGTTGAAGAATCAAGGGAAGAGACCGAAACTACTACTTTATCAAGTATTGATAGCAAAGGAGCACCTCCTATTTCATCTACAGAATATGTATCTACAGATCCAATAGGAGTAATTTTTCCTTTGGCAGCCaaagaagaaaatttggaatcaGTTGATAACAAACCTGAAGATATAAGCACAGGTAACCAAGATGGTTCTTTAGAGATGAAATCATCTATGGATGTCACTTTGTCTCTTTCTACTGAAACAACAGAATCAGTATCTTCAAAAGAAGAATCTGAAAAACCTCAAAATGAag AAATGATATATCAACCTAATGAagccaattttcaaaaagttagaGATAATCTTTTTGGAAGACATTTAAATGGtttagaagaaaaatcaattgatGTGGAGAGTAATGCAGGAGAAAATATTGCTGCTCCAAACAGCTCTGCTGAAATTAAAGCAATTGAAGAACCTTCAGTTTCTTTTGAGTCAAAAAAAGTAGAAACAGAATCTGACCaag TTATATCACAAGCAGATTCAAAACCATCTGAAACCCAACCACCTGACAGTTGGTATGGCAATGTTAATACAAACATAGATACTttggaaattgaagaaaaaattgaaattctccAAGATGATTTGCCAATTAATGATATACCCAGTGATGTAGAgataaattctttaaaaaatagtgaaGGAATTCTTCCTAATCATTTACTAGGCGATAATCAAGATGAAGGTGTTTTAATTGATGAAACTATGTTGAATGTGGATAATGGTGGAATTTTGGACAGTTTGTTTTCCTTTTTTGGAAAAGAAGCAACTACCAATATGCCCGATGCGGATTCTCCACCTTCGACCCCAATCGCCAATGTGGATAAATCATTACATGAAAAAGAACAACATTTAGTAAATACAATATCTGATAGTACGGGAAATAGTAGTGTATTGGACAAACTAATGATGATACTAAACTCAGATGTATTGCTCTACCTGTTAACAACCGCAGCATCTTGTATAATATTCTTATTCATTTATCTATTAATAGACAGAAATAGTAGGGAAGCGCccttgattaaaaaaataaacgatttagaaaaagaattatTGATTAGTTTGAAGGAAAAAGACATTCTTCAAGATAGTGCTTCGGACGTGAGCAAAATTCCAACTGAAGAATTAGATCTTTTGAAACGCAAGTTGGAagaaactgaaattttgaaaggAAATCTAGAAATGCGAATTTTAAGTCTTGAACAGGAGGTAGAAACTAAACAAGAACTTGAAGAGCAAATTGAAAGTTTGGAAAGAGAATTGGAAACTTCTACAGAGGTTGGGATGGAACTTAACAGGATCATTTCTGAAATGTTGAATCCTAGTAATGGAG gtgagaaattgaaagaaaatgttGAACAATTACAAAGACAACTGTCGGAACAAAAATGGataataaatgatattacaaAATCATTGgatgataaagaaaaagaaaatgctGAATTGCAAGTACAATTAGACGAAAGTAGAAAGAAGAGTATTGAATTGcagaaaaaattggatgaaataGTTGATAGAATTTTGAAGATCGAAAAAGAGAGAGACCAACAGCAGAAGTCCCTTCAAGAAGAAATCTCGATGTACCAGCAGAAATACAACGATGAAATCATGAAAGAAGAAGTTTTAAATACCGAAATTCAG ATCCTTAAAACTCAATTGGCAGATGCGAAACGTAAAgcagaattaaaaattaaagaatatcaATCATTAAAAGATAGTTTAAACGgcattaaatcaattaaaaatgataaagaagCACTTCAGTCATTATTAAACACAGCGACGTTAAAAGCAGAATTGGAACAACTCAAATCTGAAAATGAgaattatttaatacaattaaaaCAAGAACAAGATGCTAAGGTTGCATTTGAAAAGAAATGTCAAGCTGTGACCGAAGAAAACAATTCgcttttaaataaataccaaGAATCAGATAAACTGAAATTAGAGGCAACTATGAAATTggaagttttaaataattatttcaagaaaaggGAAGAGGAACTACAGGG tgAAATTTTGAAGTACAAATCAATTTGGGACGCCAAAGAGGGAGAGGCCACATCAACCACCGAACGAATAAAATTAATGgcagaagaaatagaaaattataa atcgCAAAACGAAACGCTGAAACAAGAAATAGTATCGCAAGAGATTGATTTGAAGAGTCAAATTTCCATATTGGAGAAGAAAGTACACGAAAATTGGGTAACATCCAGACAAATGGAAAGAAAGCTGGAAGATGCCAAACAAGAAGCAGCCCAATTGAGGAATCGGTTAACTTTAAGGGAAAGGGCAGTAAATGATGAAAGATTGCAAAATa GATTACAATCACCCATAGATCAAAATGGTGAATTGACATTATCACCTCCACCACCAATAGAATCACCGACATCACCGTTACTTTTTGGAGGTAGGGACCACATTACAAAATCACCCCCACTTCCAGGACTACCTCCTTTCCTCCCGCCGCCTCCTGGCGCTCCTTTTATGCCGCCGCCGTTGCATGGTATGCCTTTTATGCCTCCTCCACCTGCCATGTTTCCTGGAGATCACAGACCGCCACCGCTCGGAAGAATGTCGTCGCCCCCGCCTTTGAATTCAAG GTACTCACCAGATACTTCGGCGTTTTCACCTTATGAGAGAAATACTCCTAGTCCACCATACGATTCAGAATATGGAGCTTCACCTCCACCAATAAGTGGATATAGTCCTTACAGTAGTAGAGACGATAGGAGAGATTACAAAAGGTCTATACATGTATCAAATGGTAGAAATAACAAAG ggtCGTTGATGAGTTCCGGGTCTGATAATTCAAATGATTCATTAGACAAG gtctctttcgTTTAA